In Thiomonas arsenitoxydans, the genomic stretch GTACGGTTTCTCATAGTCTCCTCGCAGCGGTGAATAAACCAGAATGCGCGAAGCCGTTCGACTTCGCGCATGAGATGCATCAAGACACCGTGGTGTCTGCAGTGGACGTATCGCCCTTATTGTCGATCCAGGACACAGTCACTTTGTCACCGGCTTTACCGCCCTTGAAACGGAACTCCAGGAACGGGTTTTTCGAGATGGCCGTGCCCCAGTCGCAGGTCATCACGGTCTTGTCCCCATTTTTGCAGGTGACGGACTGGATGAAGTGGGCGGGAATGATTTGGCCAGCTTTGTCTTTCAGCAGGCCGGTCTCTTCGGGGTGGGTCATCAGAACGCGAACGACCACAGCGTCGCCTTCGACGTTCGCCCGCATACGCATCGGAAATGCCATCGTGTTACTCCTTAAATAGGTGTGTTGCTGGAATCAGCAAAATTCAAAACGGTATCAATAGATCGGGTTGCTGGATCGCGTGGGATCGGGTTGCCGCAGGCTAATCAGCCGCCGCAACCACCCAGCGTGACCTTGATCTCTTTTTTGCTGAACAGCAGCTTGTCGCCAACCTTGGCCACGGCATAGACGTTGGAGGTCTGCGCCATCTTGACGCGGGTAGCCACATTGGGCACTGAAGCGTCGGTCATGTTGAACAAGGCGGCCAGGGAAGTAGGGTTCTTTTCGATCACGATACCCAGCGCGGTGGTACCGGCTGCATTGCTCTTCAAACCTACAGGCACCACAGCGCCGTTTTCGGCAATGTCCGGGCCGATGATGGTGACATCGGTGCTCTCGGTAGGAGTTCCGCCCCAGATTTTCGCCACATCGGCAAACGACTTGGCTTCGAACAGGGGCGCATTCCAACCCGGAGCGTCAGCAGCCAGGGCAATATTGGGCATGAGACCAGCGGTTGCAGCAACGCCCAGGGCGGCCGCGCCTGCACCAATCTGCATGACCTGGCGACGAGTTTGATTCATCAGTCTTCTCCTTAAAGTGAACAGGACAGTACCTGTATCTTGATAACGTATTACTGCTTCGCGCCGTCGACAATCCACTGCGCAATCATCTTGGCATCGCCTTCGCTGATGGTTTGCGGCGGCATGGGGATAGAGCCCCAAACACCTGAACCGCCCTTGATGATCCGTGTGGTCAACTCGGCGACCATATCTTTTTTGCCGGCATACTTGCCAGCGACTTCCTTGTAACCTGGGCCGACCAGCTTGTTGTCACCCAAGCTATGGCAGGCCAGGCAGGACTTGTCTTTCAAAAGAGCAACCACCTTGGCGTCAGGATTGCTGTCCGCCGCGGCTTTTTCCTTGGCTTTCTTTTCCTGCTCTGCCGCTGATTCGGTCATCATGCCGCGGATCGGGCCCCAGGTACGGTACTGATCTGCCAGATTGCCGTTATTGTTCAGCGCAAACTCAGGAATGAAGCTGGTGATTTTGGGAGCTGGAGCGCAGTTTTTCATGCAATCCGTGTTGTGGGTATCCGGGATACCCCCATTCCCGATCTCTTTGCCGGGCCACATGCCGTGGTTCCAGATCATGCCATTGCGGTTAGGCAGCATGTCCTGAACTTGTTGCACGTTGTCACGGGTCAGCACGAAGTTGCCGGGCACCACGTTGGCGAGGTTCAACAGGTAGGCCACCAGCGCATAAGTGTCGTCCCAGGTCAGCGAGCCCGGCTCATTCCAAGGCATGGCGCGGTGGATGTAGTCGAACAGCGTGGACAGCGTGGACAGCTTTTCAATGGTGGTTGCACCATCATTGGTATTCGCCAACTTGGCGACACGACCCGTCTTGATGTCCTGCTTGGTGGCCTGGTAGGCACCGACCAGAGGCGGGAACACCGCGTTGGAATCGGCAAAGTCACCGTGGCACGAAGCGCACTTGGCCTCCCACAGCTTGGTGCCGGTTGCCACGCTGCCTTGACCGACCGGCAGGCCGGCGAAATCAGGGCGAACGTCGATGTTCCAGGCCTTGATTTCATCGGGCGTTGCCGTACGACCCAGGGTGGCATCGAGCTTCAGGTCCTTTGCGGGGACTTGGGGATGGACGGGCATGCCCGCCGCCGAGGCCACCGTGGCGCCGCCGACAAACATTCCTCCCAGAATGACCGCCAGCGCGGCTTTACGAATTCGCGAGTTGGACATTGCGAACATCTCCATTTTCTTCAACTTGCCAAGTTTGGATTGCGTTGTTGTGATAGACGGACCGAGTACCGCGCACTTTGCGCAGTTCTTCATAGGTGGGCTGCACCATGCCGGTTTCGTCAATCGCGCGACTTTGCAGGAAGGCGACCTGCCCCTTCCAAACCCAAGGCACATTGAACCGAGTGAATGCCTTGCTCTGGATCGGCCCTTCAAGACGCGCGGGCTGCCAGTTCACGCCGCCGTCGAACGAGACATCGACACGCTTGATTTTGCCGCGGCCCGACCAAGCCAGACCCGAGACGTTGTAAAGCCCTTTGTCCAACAACACCTGACCACCGGACGGCGAGGTGATCACCGACTTGACTTCCATGACCGAGGTGTATTGACGCAGACGGCCATCGGGCATCAGATCGACGTAGCCCACGGTTTCGTCCTTGGTGGCGAAAGGCTGGGTACCGAGCTTGATGCGGCGCAGGTACTTGATGTTGGAAACGCCTTCGACCCCCGGCACCACCAAACGCAGCGGGTAGCCGTTTTCCGGGCGGAGCATTTCACCGTTCTGGCCGTAGGCCACCAGCACCTCGCCCGACAGCACGAGCGACATCGGGATGGTGCGGTTTTCGGTCGAGCCGTCAGCGCCTTCCGCCATGATGAAGCGAACACCCTTGAGGTCGGCGCCGCAGTCTTCAAGAATGTCGATGAGCGGCACACCGGTGAACTCGGAGCAGGACACCATGCCGTGCGTATATTGCACGGTCGGCAGGGCCACGTTACCCCATTCCATTGCGGAGTTGGCGCCGCATTCGATGAAGTGGAAGCGCGACACCGGCTGCATGCGCATGATGTCGCCCACGGTATAGACCTTGGGGTTTTTGATGAGATTCTTCTCACCCATCACCATGAAGCGGAAGTCTTCCGGGTTGATGTCGTACCAGCCCTGGTGCGAGCGGTTGAAGTGCAGACCCGCCGGCGTGACGATACCGAACATGCCTTGCAGCGGCGCAAAGGCCACGTTGGCCTGATTCACCGCAGCCAGACCCGGACTGATGCGGCGCACCAAGTCTTTTTCGTACTTGGACGGCATGCCGTAAGGCGGCTCGTTCACCGGAGCGCCCAGAGTGGTGCGCCACTCCTGCTCTTTCAGGATGAACTTGCTGCCCTTGTCACCCTCCCAGTCTTTGCGATCGGCTGCGTAGACGTTCGCTGCACCGCCAGCGGCCATGGTGGCGCTGGCCGTCAGAAACGCTTTACGCAAAAAGTCGCGGCGACCTCCCTGAACCTGGGCGATCTGCTCAGCGCTCAGGAAGTTTTCCGGTGCTTTACGCAGCCGGCCTAGCTTTTTTGTGTAGTCACTCATCCTCTTTCTCGCTTAGTAGGCACGTCGGGCCAGGCGATCCGTCTGCGAAACCGATTCAGGATCGTCGAGCTCGATGGCAATTTGAGTACACACGGTCCGGCACAACTGCACTGCCTTCTCGCTCTGCACACGGTAATAAACCAGATTACCGACGCGGCGCTTGGCGACCACACCGGCTTGATACAACACCTTGAGATGCTGGGACACATTGGGCTGGGTCGAATCGACCGAGTCCATGATTTCTGTCACGCTTTTTTCGCCTGTACAGATGGAATTGAGGATGCGCAAGCGCAGGGGGGTGGCGAGGACGCCGAAGAGCTCGGCGGCGGAATCGAACACCCGATCCGCGTCGACCGAGAGATCATCTGCGGGCGACGTCACCAGTTCCGGGAGCGTGTCAGTTTGTGGCATATGAATTTGCTTATAAGCAAGCACTGATATTTTTCAAACCCTGACGGGGCTTGTCCACCCTTGGCGGCTAGGAGTTTCCCTAGTCAGGGACGCGCAATTGCATCAGGAATTTGCTGAAGGGCAAGCGGGTCTTCCAGTGTAGTGAGGTCGCCGGGGTCACGGCCTTCGCAAATCGCCTGGATCGCGCGACGCAACATTTTTCCTGAGCGGGTCTTGGGCAGTGCCGTCACCAGGCAGATGCGCTGGGGTCGAGCGACGGCGCCAAGTTGGGCGTCGACGTGGGCGGCGATGGAGGCCTGACTGGCCTGCGCAGTCACATTATCCTGCCCCGGACGCAGCACCACGAAGGCCCAGGCGGCCTGTCCTTTGAGCGCATCCTGCACGCCCACGACGGCCACCTCGGCCACTGCGGGATGCGCGCTGATGCTCTCTTCGATTTCGCGCGTGCCGAGCCGGTGTCCGGCCACATTGATGACATCGTCGGTGCGGCCGAGGATGTAGAGATAGCCGTCGGCGTCCTGACGGCCCCAGTCGAAGGTGGAATACACCTGCCGGTTCGGGTATGTACTCCAGTAGGTATCCACAAAACGGGCGTCGTCGCCCCAGATGGTTTGCAGGCAACCGGGCGGCAGCGGCCAGTCGATCGCCACCACGCCTTTTTCGCCGGGAGCGACCGGCTCGCCGTCTGTTTCGTTGCGCAGGCAGACTTTGTAACCCGGCATGGAAACGCCGGGGGAGCCCATGCGAGAAGCCACGTCGGGAAATCCCAGCGGAGTTGCCAGAATGGGCCAGCCAGTTTCGGTTTGCCAATAGTTGTCGATCACCGGCTTGTTCAGCGATTCGGCCGCCCAGCGGCCGGTGGGTTCGTCCAGCGGCTCGCCCGCGAGAAAAATGGCACGCAGACTCGACAGGTCGTGCCGCTGCAACAGCGCGGGGTCATGGCGCTTGAGCACGCGCATGGCGGTTGGGGCGGAGAACATCTGATTGACGCGATACTGCTCGACGATGCGCCAGAACACAGCGGCATCCGGGCGGATGGGGGTGCCCTCGTACAGAATGGTGGTCATGCCGGAGAGCAAAGGCGCATACACGATGTAGCTATGCCCCACGACCCAGCCGATGTCGCTCGTACAGAAAAACGTCTCCCCGGGCTGGCCGCCGAAAATCACGCGCATGGACAGTTGCAGCGCCACGGCATAGCCCCCGGTATCGCGCTGCACGCCCTTGGGTTTGCCCGTCGTGCCCGAGGTATAGAGGATGTAGCTCGGATGGGTGGAATCGACCCAGACGCAGGGCACTTCCGCCCGGGCATGCCGGGTACGCAAATCGGCGTAGGAAACATCGCGCGGCTGCTGCCGGGCCCAATCCGCCAGCCCGCGATCGACCACGATGACCTGCTCGGGCGGATGCTGCGACAGACGCAGCGCTTCGTCGAGCAAGGGTTTGTACGACACGACCTTGCCCGCGCGCGATCCAGCGTCGGCGCTGACGATGACTTTGGGTTGCGCATCATCGATACGCGCCGCAAGGCTCACCGACGCGAACCCGCCGAACACCACCGAATGCACCGCACCCAGACGCACGCAGGCCAGCATGGCGAACACCGCCTCGGGAATCATCGGCATATAGATCAGCACCCGGTCGCCCTGGGTGACGCCCAGACTCTGCAGACTGGCCGCCATGATCTGCACTTCGCGGTGCAGCTCGGCGTAGCTGTAACTGACCTCCTGCCCCGTTTCGGTGGACACATACACCAGCGCGGCTTGCCCGGCGCGCTCCGGCAGATGACGGTCGACCGCGTTGTGACAGAGGTTGGTCAAGCCCCCCGAAAACCAGGCGGAGAATGGCGGCCTGCTGCGGTCGAGCACACTGTTCCACGGTTTTTTCCAATCGATGGCCTGCGCCTGCTCGGCCCAGAAAGCTTCGGGTGAATCGACGCTGCGGCGGTAAAAATCGGCGTAAGACGCATCAATCATCGCACTGTCTCCTGTTTTGTATGAATGCGGTCCAGCCTAGGAATGGGCGCTGACGCCGAACTGACTCATCGATGAGCTGAGGGAAACCGCGATCAAATCTTCACCACAAGCCGACCCCGCACTTTGCCGTCGAGCAATTCTTGCGCGGCCGCTTGAGCCTGATCGAGCGGGATGTCGTGAGCGATCTGATCGAGCATCGGCGCATCGATCAGATCGGCCAGCTTCTGCCAGGCTTTGCACCGAGCCGACTGGGGCTGCATCACGCTGTCGATTCCCGCCAGTGTCACGCCCCGCAGAATGAAGGGCGCCACCGTGGTCGGGAAATCCATGCCTCCCGCCAGACCGCACGCGGCCACCACGCCGCCCCAGCGGGTTTGCGCGCAGGCGTTGGCCAGGGTGTGGCTGCCCACCGTATCCACCACCGCCGCCCAGCGCTCTTTCTGCAACGGTTTGCCGGGCGACGAAAGCGTGTTGCGGTCGATCACTTCAGCAGCCCCGAGCGCACGCAAATAGGCTTCCTCCTGCAATTTCCCGGTTGACGCCACGACCTTCCATCCCATTTTGGCCAGCAGTGCCACAGCCACGCTGCCTACGCCACCGCTTGCCCCCGTCACCAGCACGCTGCCCTGCGCGGGAAGCGCGCCATGCCGCTCGATCGCCAGCACGCACAGCGCCGCGGTATAACCGGCCGTACCCAACGCCATAGCCTGTCGCGCGGTGAAGGCCTTGGGCAGCCGGATCAACCAGTCTCCATTGAGCCGCGCTCGCTGGCTCAGGCAGCCCCAATGCGTTTCGCCCACGCCCCAGCCGTTGAGCACCCAGCGGTCGCCAGGCTGCCAGTCGGCATGCGTGCTTTCAAGCACCGTGCCTGCGCCGTCGATGCCCGGCACCATGGGCCAGCGCCGCACGACCGGGCCGCGGTTGGTCAGCGCCAGCGCGTCTTTGTAGTTCAGGGTGGAATATTCCACCGCGACGGTCACGTCTCCCGCAGGGAGTTCTTCGTCTGGCCATGCCGCCAGGGTGGCACTGAAGCCTTGATCGGTCTGATTGAGTTTCCAGGCAGTGAACATCGTGTTTTCCCGTTGAGGCGGCAATGCTTCTTGCACTGCACAATGATTGACACATTCAAGCGTTCTATCTAAATTGACGCGATTATGCGTGTCAACCCCTTGTTCGCCCAGATTGCCTTGGCCTGTTGCCTGTTAGGACCATGCGGCATCACCTCAGTCTGGGCCGGCCCGCGTGTGCTGCCCCAGATCGACCCGGCGCAGCCCTCTGAAAAAGCGGTGCAAGACGTGCAAAACGCCCAGCGCGACGACGCCTCGCTGCGCCAATGGTTGACGCAAAACGGCTTTGTGCATCAGGTCTCCACCCGGGCTTCCGATCTGGTGGTCAATGCGCTGAGCTTTCTGGGCGTGAAATATCGCTACGGCGGCGACTCTGCGCGCAGCGGCTTCGATTGCTCGGGTTTTGTGCGCTACGTCTATCAGGAAACGCTGGGCACGGTACTGCCGCACAACGCCGCGGAGCAGGCGCACGAAGGCGAAAAGATTCCGGAAAGCCAGCTCAAACCGGGCGATCTGGTGTTTTTCAACACGCTGCGCCGAGCCTTCTCGCATGTGGGCATTTACATCGGCGATGGTCAGTTCATTCACTCTCCCCGACCAGGCCAGACTGTGCGCGTCGAAAATCTCGATTCGCCTTACTGGGCCAAACGCTTCGACGGCGCGCGCCGCATCATGACGAGCCCGCAGACCGAAGTCGCGCAAGACGACCCAGGCAGCAGCCCGAGCGACACGGCGGCACAGGCGGGGCAATAAGCGAGCTCGGCACCCGCTTCTGAGCAGCTAAAAAACGGGCCGAGGCCCGTTTTTTATCGCCGTGGCGGCGGCAGATCGGTACAGCTGCCCTCTGCCGCCTCAGCCGCCAGACCCACGGATTCGCCCAGTGTGGGATGCGGATGGATGGTGCGGCCGATGTCCACCGCGTCCGCCCCCATCTCGATCGCCAGGGCGATTTCGCTGATAAGGTCGCCCGCGTGGGTGCCGACAATACCGCCGCCGACGATGCGGTGCGTCGCCTTATCGAAC encodes the following:
- the soxZ gene encoding thiosulfate oxidation carrier complex protein SoxZ encodes the protein MAFPMRMRANVEGDAVVVRVLMTHPEETGLLKDKAGQIIPAHFIQSVTCKNGDKTVMTCDWGTAISKNPFLEFRFKGGKAGDKVTVSWIDNKGDTSTADTTVS
- the soxY gene encoding thiosulfate oxidation carrier protein SoxY; this translates as MNQTRRQVMQIGAGAAALGVAATAGLMPNIALAADAPGWNAPLFEAKSFADVAKIWGGTPTESTDVTIIGPDIAENGAVVPVGLKSNAAGTTALGIVIEKNPTSLAALFNMTDASVPNVATRVKMAQTSNVYAVAKVGDKLLFSKKEIKVTLGGCGG
- a CDS encoding c-type cytochrome; its protein translation is MSNSRIRKAALAVILGGMFVGGATVASAAGMPVHPQVPAKDLKLDATLGRTATPDEIKAWNIDVRPDFAGLPVGQGSVATGTKLWEAKCASCHGDFADSNAVFPPLVGAYQATKQDIKTGRVAKLANTNDGATTIEKLSTLSTLFDYIHRAMPWNEPGSLTWDDTYALVAYLLNLANVVPGNFVLTRDNVQQVQDMLPNRNGMIWNHGMWPGKEIGNGGIPDTHNTDCMKNCAPAPKITSFIPEFALNNNGNLADQYRTWGPIRGMMTESAAEQEKKAKEKAAADSNPDAKVVALLKDKSCLACHSLGDNKLVGPGYKEVAGKYAGKKDMVAELTTRIIKGGSGVWGSIPMPPQTISEGDAKMIAQWIVDGAKQ
- the soxC gene encoding sulfite dehydrogenase — protein: MSDYTKKLGRLRKAPENFLSAEQIAQVQGGRRDFLRKAFLTASATMAAGGAANVYAADRKDWEGDKGSKFILKEQEWRTTLGAPVNEPPYGMPSKYEKDLVRRISPGLAAVNQANVAFAPLQGMFGIVTPAGLHFNRSHQGWYDINPEDFRFMVMGEKNLIKNPKVYTVGDIMRMQPVSRFHFIECGANSAMEWGNVALPTVQYTHGMVSCSEFTGVPLIDILEDCGADLKGVRFIMAEGADGSTENRTIPMSLVLSGEVLVAYGQNGEMLRPENGYPLRLVVPGVEGVSNIKYLRRIKLGTQPFATKDETVGYVDLMPDGRLRQYTSVMEVKSVITSPSGGQVLLDKGLYNVSGLAWSGRGKIKRVDVSFDGGVNWQPARLEGPIQSKAFTRFNVPWVWKGQVAFLQSRAIDETGMVQPTYEELRKVRGTRSVYHNNAIQTWQVEENGDVRNVQLANS
- a CDS encoding ArsR/SmtB family transcription factor, whose amino-acid sequence is MPQTDTLPELVTSPADDLSVDADRVFDSAAELFGVLATPLRLRILNSICTGEKSVTEIMDSVDSTQPNVSQHLKVLYQAGVVAKRRVGNLVYYRVQSEKAVQLCRTVCTQIAIELDDPESVSQTDRLARRAY
- a CDS encoding C40 family peptidase yields the protein MRVNPLFAQIALACCLLGPCGITSVWAGPRVLPQIDPAQPSEKAVQDVQNAQRDDASLRQWLTQNGFVHQVSTRASDLVVNALSFLGVKYRYGGDSARSGFDCSGFVRYVYQETLGTVLPHNAAEQAHEGEKIPESQLKPGDLVFFNTLRRAFSHVGIYIGDGQFIHSPRPGQTVRVENLDSPYWAKRFDGARRIMTSPQTEVAQDDPGSSPSDTAAQAGQ
- the acuI gene encoding acrylyl-CoA reductase (NADPH) — translated: MFTAWKLNQTDQGFSATLAAWPDEELPAGDVTVAVEYSTLNYKDALALTNRGPVVRRWPMVPGIDGAGTVLESTHADWQPGDRWVLNGWGVGETHWGCLSQRARLNGDWLIRLPKAFTARQAMALGTAGYTAALCVLAIERHGALPAQGSVLVTGASGGVGSVAVALLAKMGWKVVASTGKLQEEAYLRALGAAEVIDRNTLSSPGKPLQKERWAAVVDTVGSHTLANACAQTRWGGVVAACGLAGGMDFPTTVAPFILRGVTLAGIDSVMQPQSARCKAWQKLADLIDAPMLDQIAHDIPLDQAQAAAQELLDGKVRGRLVVKI
- a CDS encoding propionate--CoA ligase; its protein translation is MIDASYADFYRRSVDSPEAFWAEQAQAIDWKKPWNSVLDRSRPPFSAWFSGGLTNLCHNAVDRHLPERAGQAALVYVSTETGQEVSYSYAELHREVQIMAASLQSLGVTQGDRVLIYMPMIPEAVFAMLACVRLGAVHSVVFGGFASVSLAARIDDAQPKVIVSADAGSRAGKVVSYKPLLDEALRLSQHPPEQVIVVDRGLADWARQQPRDVSYADLRTRHARAEVPCVWVDSTHPSYILYTSGTTGKPKGVQRDTGGYAVALQLSMRVIFGGQPGETFFCTSDIGWVVGHSYIVYAPLLSGMTTILYEGTPIRPDAAVFWRIVEQYRVNQMFSAPTAMRVLKRHDPALLQRHDLSSLRAIFLAGEPLDEPTGRWAAESLNKPVIDNYWQTETGWPILATPLGFPDVASRMGSPGVSMPGYKVCLRNETDGEPVAPGEKGVVAIDWPLPPGCLQTIWGDDARFVDTYWSTYPNRQVYSTFDWGRQDADGYLYILGRTDDVINVAGHRLGTREIEESISAHPAVAEVAVVGVQDALKGQAAWAFVVLRPGQDNVTAQASQASIAAHVDAQLGAVARPQRICLVTALPKTRSGKMLRRAIQAICEGRDPGDLTTLEDPLALQQIPDAIARP